The Hymenobacter oligotrophus genome has a window encoding:
- a CDS encoding fatty acid desaturase family protein: MKSLSALTDPVYQEPSQYSAIDRWLLRFIQDKRDLPFARLVLNITLTLVPLAGLLYWPGLPGPVWWAAAIAYHFLNNVTYKGPFGLMLHCTCHRILFKKKYAFLNHYLPWGIGLFFGQTPETYFTHHMGMHHAENNMPEDTSSTMRYQRDSVRSFLLYLGTFVLVGLYQMSSYFVRTGRRKFLFRSIRGEVFFFALCVGLSFVNWPATFTVFILPFLISRVVMMLGNWTQHAFVDPAAPNDEYRNSITCINTKYNHKCWNDGYHASHHLKPALHWTAHPAEFTRTVHEYAAHDAIVFDGIHYLHLFAWLMLKRYDLMAKHFVNLGDRYASDAEVIELLKTRTRRIAPGQAVAAAAAA; the protein is encoded by the coding sequence ATGAAGTCCTTATCTGCGCTTACCGATCCGGTTTACCAAGAACCCAGCCAGTATTCGGCCATTGACCGATGGCTGCTGCGCTTTATTCAGGATAAGCGCGACTTGCCCTTTGCGCGGCTGGTGCTCAACATTACCCTTACGCTGGTGCCGTTGGCGGGGCTGCTGTACTGGCCCGGGCTGCCCGGCCCGGTGTGGTGGGCGGCTGCCATAGCCTATCATTTTCTCAACAATGTTACCTACAAAGGGCCTTTTGGGCTGATGCTGCACTGCACTTGCCACCGCATCCTGTTCAAGAAAAAGTACGCCTTCCTCAACCACTACCTGCCGTGGGGCATCGGGTTGTTTTTCGGGCAAACTCCCGAAACCTATTTTACCCACCACATGGGCATGCACCACGCCGAAAACAACATGCCGGAAGATACCAGCTCGACGATGCGCTACCAACGCGACTCGGTACGAAGCTTTTTGCTGTACCTAGGTACGTTCGTGTTGGTGGGCTTGTACCAGATGTCGAGCTACTTTGTCAGAACCGGGCGGCGCAAGTTTCTGTTTCGCTCCATTCGGGGCGAGGTGTTTTTCTTCGCTCTGTGCGTGGGCCTGAGCTTTGTGAACTGGCCGGCTACATTCACAGTGTTCATTCTGCCGTTCCTGATTTCGCGCGTGGTAATGATGCTTGGCAACTGGACGCAGCATGCCTTTGTCGATCCGGCAGCACCCAACGACGAGTACCGCAACAGCATCACCTGCATCAACACGAAATACAACCACAAGTGCTGGAACGATGGCTACCACGCCAGCCACCACTTAAAGCCCGCCTTGCACTGGACGGCTCACCCCGCCGAATTTACCCGCACCGTGCACGAGTACGCCGCCCACGACGCCATTGTGTTCGACGGCATTCATTACCTGCACCTGTTTGCCTGGCTTATGCTCAAGCGCTACGATCTTATGGCCAAGCACTTCGTGAACCTAGGCGACCGGTATGCC